The genomic segment CGGGCACGAGCGGCGCGGCGTGCGGATCGCCGTCGTGCGCGAGGAGGGCGAGCGGGCCGCGTTCCTGCCCTTCCAGCGCTCCGTCACCGGTGTCGGCCGCGCCATCGGCCTCGGCGTCTCGGACTGCCAGGGCCTGGTCCACCGGCCGGGTCTCGACTGGGACGCGCGTGACCTGCTGCGGGCCTGCGGCCTCTCGGTGTGGGAGTTCGACCACCTGGTGGGCGGGCAGGCACCGTTCGAGGCGAGCGCGTCCGGCTCCTTCCCGTCCCCCGTCATGGACGTCGACCGGGGCTATGCGGCCTATCTGAGCCAACTTCGCACGTGCGCACCGAAGTTCACTCGCACCACACTGGCCAAGGAGCGCAGGCTCGGCCGCGACCACGGTCCGGTGCGCTATGTGCACGACGAGCGCGACCCCGCGGTCCTGACGACGCTGATGGGCTGGAAGTCCGCGCAGTACCGCAGGACCGGCCGCAGCGACCGCTTCGCCCATCCGTGGATCGCCCACCTGGTGCGCCGGCTCTTCCACACCCGCTCCGACTCGTTCGCCGGAGTCCTCTCGGTCCTCTACGCCGGGGACGCGCCGGTCGCCGCGCACTTCGGGCTGCGCTCCGAACGGATCCTCGCCTGCTGGTTTCCCGCGTACGACCCGGCGTTCGCCAAGTACTCGCCCGGCCTGGTCCTGCATCTGCGGATGGCCGAGGCCGCGGCGGCCGACGGCATCGCGTATCTCGATCTCGGGCGCGGCCAGAAGGCGTACAAGGACTCCCTCAAGACCCGTGATCTCACCGTCTCCGAGGGATGGGTGGCGCTCCGGCACCCGGTGGCGTTCGGACACCTCGCGCGGCGCGCACCGGTCAGGGCGGTGCGGAACACTGTGCAATCACGACCGGAATTCTTCGAACCGGCCGACAAACTGCTCAAGCGGCTGGGGAGAATTCGATCTAGCGGCGGGGAATTTCGATCTAGGGGCCAGGAATAAGGCAGTCCGAATGTGATCGCACAGATTACTCAAATCATGTGAAACGTGGGACCACGTTCCAGGTCTTGCCATACAGTCTCAATCATCAATACCGTCGTACATCCACCCGCAACGGTCCATCACGCAATGCGATCCGGGGGAGGGCTCAGGATCGCGGTGGCACCCGAGCGGGGCGCGGTAGGGGGGTGCCGTGCTCGGTGACCGCTCTTCGGCCGAGTCACGTCCCGCGCAATGCCAGCTCACTCGGCATGCACGGAGATCCATTTCGGCATGCTCAGGTGTGAACCCCCCTTTCGAACCGGATCAATTGCCGGACCGCCCGGGGGCGGGCGGTCCACCGGACGAGAGGGACCACCGGACTCATGAGTTCGTTTGTGCGCCCGGCAGATGCCGGACAAGACCCGTTGAAAGAGATCTCGGGAAACTACCGTCCGATCTCGACGCATTTGGCGATCACGCCGCCGGTCAGTGTGGTCATACCCGCCATGAACGAAGCGGAGAATCTTCCGTACGTCTTCAAGACGCTGCCCGACTGGATCCATGAGGTCGTCCTCGTGGACGGCAACTCCACCGACGACACGGTGGCCGTGGCCCGCGACCTGTGGCCGGACGTCAAGGTCGTCCGCCAGCTCGGCAAGGGCAAGGGCGACGCGCTCATCACCGGCTTCGCCGCGTGCACGGGCGACATCATCGTGATGGTCGACGCGGACGGCTCGGCCGACGGCCAGGAGATCGTCTCCTACGTCTCCGCCCTCGTCTCGGGCGCCGACTTCGCCAAGGGCTCCCGCTTCGCCAACGGCGGCGGCACGGACGACATGACGCCGATCCGCAAGCTCGGCAACCACGTCCTGTGCTCCGTCGTGAACACCAAGTTCGGGGCCCGCTACACCGACCTGTGCTACGGCTACAACGCCTTCTGGCGGCACTGCCTCGACAAGATCGAGCTCGACTGCACCGGCTTCGAGGTCGAGACCCTGATGAACATCCGGGTCGTCAAGGCGGGGCTGAAGGTCCAGGAGATACCGAGCCACGAGTACCTGCGGATCCACGGCGCCAGCAACCTCAGGGCCGTCCGTGACGGCATCCGCGTACTGAAGGTGATCCTCTCGGAGCGCTCCAACCGCGACAGACGCGGCGGGCGGCGCAAGGCCGCCCGCGCCCTGCCCCTCCCGTCGGGGCGGGGAGAAACGTCTTGAGCACGGAGACCGGCGCCGGGTTCTCCGTCGTCATCTGCGTGTACACGGAGGACCGCTGGGAGGACATCCTCGCGGCGGTCTCCTCCGTCCGCGCGCAGTCGCTGACGGCCCGCGAGACGCTCCTCGTGGTCGACCACAACCCCACGCTCCTGGCACGGCTCACCACGGAGTACGCGGCCACCGCGGGCGTGCGGGTACTCGCCAACGCGGGCCCGCGCGGCCTCTCGGCGGGACGCAACACCGGGATCGCCGCGGCCCGCGGCGACCTCATCGCCTTCCTCGACGACGACGCCGTCGCCGAACGGGACTGGCTGCGGTACTTCGCCGAGGGGTTCGACGACCCGCGGGTCCTCGCCGTCGGCGGCCGCACCCTGCCCGCCTGGGAGTCCGGCGGGCGGCCCGCCTGGTTCCCCGAGGAGTTCGACTGGGTCGTCGGCTGTACGTACAAGGGGCTCCCCCGCGGCCGGGTGCGGGTGCGCAACGTCCTCGGCGGCAACGCCTCGTTCCGGCGCGCCGCGTTCGACGCGGCGGGCGGCTTCGCCACGGGCATCGGACGGGACGGCGACAAGCGTCCGCTGGGCTGCGAGGAGACGGAGTTCTGCATCCGCCTCACCCATGCCGTCCCGGACGCGGTCCTGCTCATCGACGACCGCTCGGTGATCCACCACCGGGTGCCCGCCGCCCGGGAACGGTTCGGCTACTTCCGTACGAGGACGTACGCGGAAGGCCTCTCCAAGGCGCTCGTCGCCCGCAGCGTCGGCGCGGCGAAGGGCCTCGAGTCCGAGCGCCGTTACACCACGCGCGTGCTGCCCTCCGGCGTCGGCCGCGGCCTGCGCGACGCCCTGCTCGGGCGGCCCGGCGGTGCGGGCCGGGCGGGGGCCATCGTGGCGGGAGTGCTCGCCGCGACGGGAGGGTACGTACTCGGGAGCGTCCGCGCGCGCAGGGGAGGCGCGGCGTTCTCGGCAGCGCCGGTCGGCGACACCGACGGGCGTGCCGGGGGCGTGCGGAGCACGGGTGGCGAGGGGGCTGCCGCATGAGCACGGAGACCGTGCCGATCCTGATGTACCACTCCGTGGCGCGCGTGCCGAGCGCGGCGACCCACGCGCTTTCGGTGTCGCCCGACGCGTTCGCGCGCCAGATGGAGGTGCTCGGCGAGCAGGGGTTCACCCCGCTCACGACCGCCCAGCTGGCCGCCGTCTGGCGGTCGCCGGGGAAGGCGCTGCCCGAGCGGCCCGTCCTGATCACCTTCGACGACGGCTACGAGGGCGTGCACCGGTACGCGCTGCCCGTCCTCGCCAAGCACGGTTTCGCGTCGACCCTGTTCGTCTCCACCGGCTGGCTGCGCGGCGAGTACGACACCGGCGGCGGCCTCGACCGCATGCTCGACTGGGACCAGGTCCGCGAACTCGCCGCCGACGGCGCGGAGATCGGCGGGCACAGCCACACGCACCCCGAGCTCGACCAGCTGGACGAGGGCGCGCTCCGGTACGAACTGCGGCGCTGCCGCGACATCGTCGCCGACCAGCTGGGCACACGACCCGTTTCGTTCGCGTACCCCTACGGCTACTCCAGCCGGCGGGTCCGTGAGCGGGTCCGCGAGACGGGGTTCCGGCAGGCGCTCGCCGTCGGCAACGGCCTGGCCCGCCGCGCCCAGGGGCCGTACGCCCTGCGGCGCGTCACCGTGCGTCGCGCCACCGGGGCCGACGAGTTCGAGCGTCTGGTGACAGGACGCGCGCTCGGCCGCGCCTTCGCCAAGGACCGCGCCCTGACCAAGGGGTACGCCCTGGTCCGCAGAGCCCGACAGATCCGCCGGAAGGCAATCGGTTCCCGTGTCTGACACGACCACGGCCCATACCGGCGTCTCCGGACCCGGTTCCGGGGACTCCGGGAAGCGGACGCCGGCCGGTACGTCCGGCGGGCGCCGCGGAATGCGCCTGCCCGGCCGCGGCGGCGGCAACAGCCCGCTGTTCCGCAACGCGTACGCGCTGATGCTCAACACCGGCATCTCCGGCGTGCTCGGCGTCGGCTTCTGGCTCGCGGCCGCCCGCTACTACTCGGAGTCGGCGGTCGGCCAGGGATCGGCGGCGATCGCGGCCATGAAGCTCCTCGCGGGGCTCACCGCCGTGACGCTGACGGGCGCCCTCGCACGGTTCATCCCCATCGCCGGGCGCGCCACGGGCAGGCTCATCTTCCGGACGTACGCGGGCAGTTCCGTGGCGGTGGCGCTCGCCGCCGCCGTCTTCCTCCTCACGCTCGACCTGTGGGGGCCCTCGTACCGCTTCCTGGACGGGCCCGTCCACGGCATCGGGTTCATCCTCGCCGTCGTGGCCTGGTCGGTCCTGACGCTGCAGGACGGTGTCCTGACCGGGTTGCGCAGCGCGCTCTGGGTGCCCGTCGGCAACACCGTCTTCTCCGTCGCCAAGCTGGGCCTGCTCATCGCGATCGCCGCGGCGATCCCCACCGCCGGGGTCTTCGTCTCCTGGGTCGCCTCGATCCTCGTGTCGGTGATCCCGCTCGGCTGGCTGGTCTTCCGGCGGCTGGTGCCGCGCCACGTGAAGGCCACGGACGGGAAGGCGCGTCCGCCGACGCTGCGCGAGATCGGCCGCTTCCTGGCCGGCGACTACACCGGCTCGCTCTTCTCGCTCGCCGTGGTCTACCTCGTCCCGGTCATCGTCGCCTCGCAGGTCAGCTCGGTCGACAACGCGTACTTCTACATCACCACCACCATCGGCGGCACCGTCAACCTCCTCGCCATCAACATGGGCGCCTCCCTGACCGTGGAGGGCGCGCACGATCCGGCGCTGCTCGCCGCCAACACCCGCGCGGCGCTGCGCCGCATGGCGACGATCATGCTGCCGGTCTGCGGGATCCTCTTCCTCGCGGCGCCGCTGATCCTGCGCATGTTCGGCCAGGGGTACGCGGACGCGGCCACTCCCCTGCTGCGCTGGTTCGCGGTGGGCGCGCTGCTGCGCGTCGTCATGGAGACGTACTTCGCGGTGCAGCGCGCGCAGAGCAGGACCTCCGGGATCGCCTGGCTGCAGGGCCTGCTGTGCGTCCTGGTGCTCGGCCTCACGCTGCTCCTGCTGCCGCGCATGGGGCTGACCGGCGCGGGCATCGCGGAGATCTCCAGCCTCGCCGTGATCGTGGCCGTCGCGGCGCCGAAGCTGTACCGCGTGGTGCGGGCCGCGCCCGCGGCGAAGGCGGAACGCGCCGCACCCGACGGGGACCTGGCCGACCTGGGGACGCCGGACGCGCCCACGGTGCGGATGCGGGTGCGCGAGTCGCTCGACTCGCCGACCCTCCAGCTCGCCGTGCAGCTCGACTTCGACCACCAGGAGCGGCGGCCGGACGTGCGGCCGGGTCCTGGCACGCCTGCCGCTGACACATCTGCCCGCACGGGGCCCGCGGCGCGGAGCGAGGGGGACGACATGGAGCACCGGCCGACCTGGGCACTGAGATCCCCTGCCGGACCCGAGACCGCGGAGCCCGTGGAGCCGGTCGAGCCGGTCGAGGCCGTGGAGCCGGTGGAGCTCGCCGAGCCCGTGGAGCCTGCGGAACCCGTCCGGCCCAAGGCGCCGGAGGCGCCCGAGGCACCCGCCGAGCCCGAGGCGCCCGCCGAACCCGAGGACCAGCCCACCCCCCGCCACAACGTCCTCATCATGGCGATGCTCCTCACCGCCGCGCTCGTCCTCTATTGGCTGCCGACCCTCCGCCTCGGCGAGCAGGACCTGGACGGCATGGGCGGGCTCGGGCTCATCTCCGTGCTGCCCACGCCGACACTGATCGGCGCCGCCCTCCTCGTCGTCGTGTTCACCGCGCTGCTCTGGATGGACCGGCCGGTCAAGAGCCTCCTCCTGGTCACCCTGCTCGCGACCGTGGTGTCCTTGCACGCGCTGCCCGCCGTCATCGAGACCGAACCGCGGTTCGCCACGGCCTGGCAGCACCTGGGGTTCCTGGAGTACATCGACAGGACCGGCACCGCCGTGCCCGACCTGGACGCGCGCTGGAGCTGGCCCGGGTTCTTCGCCGCGGCCGCCTTCGTCGCGAAGGCGTGCGGCGTCTCGGACCTGACCGAGGTGATCCGCTGGTGGCCGACGGCCGTCCAACTCCTCTACCTGGCGCCGATGTTCCTGCTCGTGCGCTCCATGCGGGCGTCCTGGCGCGCCAAGTGGACGGGCCTGTGGATCTTCGTCCTGAGCGGCTGGGTGGGGCAGGACTACTTCTCGCCGCAGGGCTTCACCTTCCTGCTCTACATCGCCTTCGTCGCCGTCCTGATGGTGTGGTTCCGTGCGCCGCGCATGCTGTGGGCCAAGCGGCGGCCCGGCGAGACCGAGGTCGAGCCGGCGGGCCGCAAGGAGCGCGCCGTGCTGCTCCTGGTCCTCATGGGCCTCTTCGCCGCGACGGTCCCCGCCCACCAGCTCACGCCCTTCGTGATGCTCGGCGTCCTCACCGTCCTCGTCCTGGTCGGCCGGTCCGAGCTGCGCGGGCTGCCGATCCTGTTCGGCGTGCTCGTCGCCGTCTGGCTCGGCTTCCTCGCCGAACCGTACTGGTCGGGCCATTTCGACGAGCTGTTCGGCGGGGTCGGCGGCGTCGGCGGCAATGTGTCGTCATCGGTCTCCGGGCGCATCGAGGGCGGCAGTTCGACCCATCAGCTGGTGCTGTACGTGCGGGTGGCGATGGCGGGCGCCGTGCTGGCGTTCGCGTGCTGGGGCTGGTGGCGGCGGCACTTCTGCAAGTACAGCGAGCGCTCGCTGCTCGTCCTGACCTTCGTGCCGTTCCTGGGCTTCGGCATGCAGTCGTACGGCGGCGAGATGGCCCTGCGCGTCTTCATGTTCGCGCTGCCGGGCGCCGCCCTGCTCGCCGGACTCGCGCTGTTCCCGCGCGCGGGCATCACCCCGGACGAGCGCGACCGCGACCGGGTGAGCCTCGCGCCGCTGGCCGCGCTGCTGGCCGGGCTCGTCCTGATGGGCGGATTCCTGGTGGCCCGCTGGGGCAACGAGCCCTTCGAGCGCATCCGGCCCGGCGAGGTCGCGGCGATGGAGTACGTGTACGCGCACGACCACCCGACGGCTCGGCTGCTGTGGATGAGCGACGACCCGGTCGAGAACGTCACCCCGTCGATGCCGTGGGGCGCCCGCGACATGGAGAGGATGGAGTACGTCCCCACGCTCGCGCCCGCCGACCCGGTCCTGGTGTCGGGCCTGGTGAAGGCGCTCAAGGACGCGGGCCCCAACTCGTATCTGATGGTCAACCGGAGCCAGACGACCTATCTGCAACTGGACGCCGGCTACGCGAAGTCCTGGGAACCGCGGCTGCTCCGCAACCTGAACGACCGCGAGGACCTCAGGAAGGTCTACTCCAACGCCGACGCGACCCTCTACACCCTGAGCGAGCGGCCGGACGGCGGGGCCGCGCAGCCCGACCCCGGTCCCGCGGGGCCCAAGGTGACGTGGACGCCGTGGTCGGTCGTGGGCGGGCTCGCCGCGGTGGCGCTCATCCTGCTGCTCGGGGCGCGCGAGCTGGTGCGGGTCGCGGCGGCGCCGAGCGTGCGGCAGCAGCGGTGGCTGCAGGGCAGCTTCTGGTTCTCGCTGCCGCTGCTCGCGGTGCTGCTCGCCTCGCTGATCCAGCGGTTCGTGACGATGGCGTGATCCATGACGACGGCATAATTCGTGACGGTGGCGTAAGAGGGTTACCTCTTCAGCCACTTCACCTCGTACCCCGCCAGGTCGAGGCGCCGTCCGTCGACCTTCGCGCTGGTCCGCCGGTCGAGGGTGTTGACCACGAGGACGGCCTTGTCGTCGGCGAGGACGCGGACGTGCGGCCGGTCGGCGGCGGCGACGGACACCTTCTCGTACGTCGTGCCGGGCCCGAACTCCTCGCCGAACCGCCCGATGAGCCCGAGCATCGGCAGCCCGGTCCCTCCGTCGGGCAGCTCGGTCGAGGTCCAGAGGCAGCCCGCGCATTTCTTGCCGCGTTTCTGCGGGTTCCAGTAGAAGCCGCTCGTGGCGCCGCCGCGGACCATCGCCATCAGACCGGTCGCCTGGACGGCGACGCGGTGCGCCTCGGACCAGTCGTCGCGGTTGTCCTGGCTGTCGCCCGGCTCCACGTAGTACTCGGCCCACCACAGCGGCAGGTCGCCGGTCCGCTCCCGCAGCCACTTGCCGACGTCCGTGAACTTCTGGGTGGCCCCGAACTCGTCGGGGAGCAGTTCGTCGTCCGCGGTGTAGCTGGAGCCGTCGACGACGACGAAGTCGGCGCCCGCCTTGTTCTTGTTCCAGTGGTCGAAGGCGTCGAGGATCCGCTGGTCCATGCGGCCCCAGGGGCCCTTCGGCTCCTTGGCGACGCCGTGGGTCTGGCGCGGGTCGACGCTGTTCATCACCAGGTAGGGGCCGCCGACCATGATGTCCTCGTCGACCTTCTTGAGCTCTCGGTAGACGAGGTTGTAGAGCTCGGTGTACCCCTCGTAGTCCCAGCGGCCCCGCTCGTCGTTCCAGAAGCCCTTGAACTCGTTCCAGACGACGAAGTGCCGCACGTCGGGGTAGCGCTTCGCGACGGTCGCGGCGAGCTTCGCGAAGTCCTTGTAGTGCGCGCGCTCGGGGGCGGTCTCAAGGGAGCGCCGGCTCCAGTCCGTGTTGTCGGCGCCGGGCTCGCCGCCCTTCATCCAGTCGGGCGCGCAGCACAGCGTGACGACGGGGGTGCCCTCGCTCGCCCGGACGAAATCCATCCGGCGGTCCATGGCCGAGAAGTCGTAACGCCCCTTCACCGGCTCGGGGTTGCCCGCGCCCCAGCCCATGATGTGCTGGATCTGCGGGACGGACCCGAGGTCCGCGAGCTCGGTGCGGACGCGCTCGACGGCCTTGTCGCCGCCCTCGTCCGCGCTGTACTGGGTGTGGGTGAAGCCCCAGCCCACCTGCGGCTCGGCCGCGCCGGGCGGGACGACGGGCGTGCCGTGCACCTTGTCCCCGTCCGGGGTGGTGCCCGCGGTGCTGCCCCGGTCGCCGGGCACCGTGTTGACCAGCGTGATCACCAGGGCCAGTGCGGTCAGACCGACGCCGAGGAGAGCGGTGAGACGCCACCGCCGTGCGGTCGAATTCCACTCATGTCGTCCCATCGTCGGCCAGGCTAGCGGGGCCGGTCGGCGGCGGAACAGGTTCCGGACGCGGGCGCACGGCGGAAAACGGGTGCACAACGGCGCACACGTGCCGGATCATGTCGGCATGCCCGCGAACCCGCAGGACGCCCTGCCGATCCGGCTCACCGTCGACGACAGCGACTCCCCCACGGATGTCGTGGACGCCCTCTTCCTCGGCCGCTTCGCCACCGGCGAGCAGCCCTTCTCGCACAGCGCCAACATCGACCGCGTCAAGTCCGGTTCCACGCTGCTGCCGCCCGGCGCGAAGGTGCTGCGCGCCGCCCGCGACGACGACCGCAGCGCCACGCTCGCCGAGGGCGACGGCTGGACGCTGCTGGTCTCGCGCTGGAACCGCGGCGCGGACGTCACGGTGACGGCGACCACGGCCGAACTCGCCGAGACGGTCCTCGGGCAGGCCACGGACGGCGCGCAGGACGAGCCGGAACCCCAGCCGGAGAACGTGACGATGGGCTTCTGGTACGTCTCGCCGCGGCGCGGCCCGCACCGCACCACCCGCCAGATCTCGGCCGGCACGTGGGACGAGGTGCGGGCCAACTACACGGCGCCGGTCGCCGACGCCATGGACACGCTGATGAAGACGACCCCCGAGGACATCTCGGGGCGTCTGCTGCTGCTCCACGGGCCGCCGGGCACCGGCAAGACGTCGGCGCTGCGGACGCTCGCGCGCTCGTGGCGCGACTGGTGCCAGGTGGACTGCGTGCTTGACCCGGAGCGCCTGTTCAGCGACGTCGGCTACCTCATGGACATCGCGATCGGCGAGGACGACGGGACGGCGAAGGGCCGCTGGCGGCTGCTGCTCCTGGAGGACTGCGACGAACTGATCCGTGGCGAGGCCAAGCACACGGCGGGCCAGGCCCTGTCGCGGCTGCTCAACCTGACGGACGGCCTGCTCGGCCAGGGCAGGAACGTTCTGGTGGGCGTCACGACCAACGAGGACCTGGAGCGCCTGCACCCCGCGGTGGTCCGCCCCGGCCGCTGCCTGGCCCGCGTCGAGGTGGGACCGCTGACCCGCCCCGAGGCGGTGGAGTGGCTCGGCACGGAGGAGGGTGTGCCCCGCGAGGGGGCGACCCTCGCGGAGCTGTTCGCCCTGCGCAGGGGGACGTCGCCGACGTCGGTGCCGGGGCAGCGGGAGGGAGCGGACGCGGGGCTGTACCTGTAGACGCGCGTGGGCTCTACGGTCTCTACCCGGAGTTCCCGTACGCCGCGCGCAGCGCGTCCCGCACCGCCGCGAGTGCGGCGTCCTCCGTGAGGCCGATCCTGCGGGCCCGCTCGGCGTATGCCTGCGCCTCGGCCGACGCGGCCCGTGCGGCCGCGTCCCCCGCCGCCGCGACGAACGTTCCGTTGCGCCCCCGGGTCTCGATGACCCCGTCGGCCTCCAGCGCCCGGTAGGCCTTGGCCACCGTGTTCGGGGCGAGTCCGAGGGATTCGGCGAGCCCGCGCACGGTGGGCAGCTTGTAGCCGGCGGGCAGCGCTCCGGACCTGGCCTGTTCGGCGATCCGGGCGCGCACCTGCTCGTACGGCGCGTCGCTCGCGCCCCCATCGATGTCGATCTTCAGCGTCACGGGGTGATTGTCCCGCACGGCGGCGGAAAACGAGGGGTGGAGCACCCCGCGAAAAATGAGGAGCGACACAGCGCCGCCCGCCCGTACCGTGCCGCGCATGACAGTGATCGTCCGAGCCCTCGACGACGACGGGCCGACCACCGCCGCGGACGACGCGGGTTTCGCCGCCGTGCGCCGGGCCTGTGTGCCCGCCATGCTCGCGACGCCCGCGTCGGTCGCCTTCGACCGCGCCCACGCCCATCCGGACGCCGGTTACCGGCAGTTGATCGCGGAGTCCGGGGGCGAGGTCATCGGCACGGCGCAGGTCGGCGTCGCCCACGACAGCCCCGAGCCGGGCCAGGGCTTCGCCAACATCTACGTACATCCCGAGCGGCTCGGCCTGGGCGCGGGGACGCTGCTCCTGCGCACGGCGGAGGAGTATCTCGCCGACGCGGGCGTGCGGGACGTCTACTCATGGGTCCTCGACGGGCCCGCCAACCTCGCCTTCGCCGCCCGCCATGGCTACCGGTCGCGGCGCAGCGCGCACTTCCTCCGCCTCGACCTGGCGCAGGGCACGCTGCCGCTCCGCAGCGAGCCTCCGGCCGGGGTCGAGCTGGTGCCGGGCTCGGTGTTCGCGGACGACGCGCGCCCGCTCTTCGCGCTGGACGCGGAGACGGTGGCGGACGAACCGAGCGATGTGGGCGCCGAGTTCACGGACTACGAGCACTGGCTCGCCGAGACCTGGCGCCACCCGTTGATCAGCCAGGAGCTCACCACGGTGGCCCTCGTCGACGGGCGTCCGGCCGCGTTCAGCCTGGCCCGCACGGACGGCGCGGGGCGCTACGCGTCCAACATGACCGGCACCGCGCGTGCCCACCGCGGCCGCGGCCTGGCCAAGCTCGCCAAGAACGACTCTCTGCACCGGGCCCGCGCGGCGGGCTGCACGGAGGCGTTCACGGGCAACGACGCGGGGAACGAGCCGATGCTGGCGATCAACAAGTGGTTCGGTTACGAGATCTGCGCGACGGAGGTCCGCCATGTCCGCACCCTCGGCTGACGGCGTGGAGGTCGCGCTCGTCAAGGCGGGCCGTACGAAGATCCGTTACCCCGCGGCGCTGCTGCGCGACGACGGCAACCACCTGACCGTCCGGGCACCGTGGGCGGCTCCCGGGGTCCGCGACTTCGGCTTCGTGCGCTTCGAGCCGGGCGACGTCTTCGTGGAGCACTACTGGCGCGACCGCTGGTACGCGATCAAGGAGGTGTACGCCGCGGACGGCACCCTCAAGGGCTGGTACTGCGACGTGACCCGCCCCGCCGTCCGCGACGGCGCCGTCCTCACGGTCGAGGACCTGGACCTGGACCTGTGGGTCTCGGCCGACCGCGACTCGGTACTGCGCCTGGACGAGGACGAGTTCGCGGAGAGCGGCCTGGCCGCCACGGACCCGGAGGCGGCAGCCGCGGCGGTCCGCGCCCTGGACGAGCTGGAGGCACTGGCGCTGGGCGACGGGTTCGACCTGAGCTGAGACGGCCCGCCCGGCCCGAGCCAGGGTGTGGGCTATTCGGCGACCAGCTCCACCTCATACCCCCACGCGTCCTCCAGGTACGCCGCGTACCGGCCCTCGCCGCCCGCGTGCGGGTGGCGGTCCGCGAAGAGGAGGGACCAGCCGTGGTCGGGTGCGGCGGTCACGAGCCGGTCGAGCTCGGCCCGGCCCGACACGTGGAACGCCAGGTGGTTGAGGCCGGGGCGGTGCCGGTCGTGGCCGCCGGGCCGCAGGTCCGGGGAGCGTTCGAGGACGACGTACGTCTCGTCGCGCCGCCAGCTCCTGCCGTGGCCCCAGCTCTGGAACGGCACATGGCCCAGCGCGCCGAGCAGCCACCCCCACGGACCTTCGGCCGCCGTCAGATCGGGCACTCACAGCTCCACGTGGTGGATCCCGCCCGTCCGCGTCACGGGGGCAAGGGATT from the Streptomyces venezuelae genome contains:
- a CDS encoding GH39 family glycosyl hydrolase yields the protein MGRHEWNSTARRWRLTALLGVGLTALALVITLVNTVPGDRGSTAGTTPDGDKVHGTPVVPPGAAEPQVGWGFTHTQYSADEGGDKAVERVRTELADLGSVPQIQHIMGWGAGNPEPVKGRYDFSAMDRRMDFVRASEGTPVVTLCCAPDWMKGGEPGADNTDWSRRSLETAPERAHYKDFAKLAATVAKRYPDVRHFVVWNEFKGFWNDERGRWDYEGYTELYNLVYRELKKVDEDIMVGGPYLVMNSVDPRQTHGVAKEPKGPWGRMDQRILDAFDHWNKNKAGADFVVVDGSSYTADDELLPDEFGATQKFTDVGKWLRERTGDLPLWWAEYYVEPGDSQDNRDDWSEAHRVAVQATGLMAMVRGGATSGFYWNPQKRGKKCAGCLWTSTELPDGGTGLPMLGLIGRFGEEFGPGTTYEKVSVAAADRPHVRVLADDKAVLVVNTLDRRTSAKVDGRRLDLAGYEVKWLKR
- a CDS encoding DUF5925 domain-containing protein is translated as MPANPQDALPIRLTVDDSDSPTDVVDALFLGRFATGEQPFSHSANIDRVKSGSTLLPPGAKVLRAARDDDRSATLAEGDGWTLLVSRWNRGADVTVTATTAELAETVLGQATDGAQDEPEPQPENVTMGFWYVSPRRGPHRTTRQISAGTWDEVRANYTAPVADAMDTLMKTTPEDISGRLLLLHGPPGTGKTSALRTLARSWRDWCQVDCVLDPERLFSDVGYLMDIAIGEDDGTAKGRWRLLLLEDCDELIRGEAKHTAGQALSRLLNLTDGLLGQGRNVLVGVTTNEDLERLHPAVVRPGRCLARVEVGPLTRPEAVEWLGTEEGVPREGATLAELFALRRGTSPTSVPGQREGADAGLYL
- a CDS encoding GntR family transcriptional regulator, with amino-acid sequence MTLKIDIDGGASDAPYEQVRARIAEQARSGALPAGYKLPTVRGLAESLGLAPNTVAKAYRALEADGVIETRGRNGTFVAAAGDAAARAASAEAQAYAERARRIGLTEDAALAAVRDALRAAYGNSG
- a CDS encoding GNAT family N-acetyltransferase, which gives rise to MTVIVRALDDDGPTTAADDAGFAAVRRACVPAMLATPASVAFDRAHAHPDAGYRQLIAESGGEVIGTAQVGVAHDSPEPGQGFANIYVHPERLGLGAGTLLLRTAEEYLADAGVRDVYSWVLDGPANLAFAARHGYRSRRSAHFLRLDLAQGTLPLRSEPPAGVELVPGSVFADDARPLFALDAETVADEPSDVGAEFTDYEHWLAETWRHPLISQELTTVALVDGRPAAFSLARTDGAGRYASNMTGTARAHRGRGLAKLAKNDSLHRARAAGCTEAFTGNDAGNEPMLAINKWFGYEICATEVRHVRTLG
- a CDS encoding DUF402 domain-containing protein, producing MSAPSADGVEVALVKAGRTKIRYPAALLRDDGNHLTVRAPWAAPGVRDFGFVRFEPGDVFVEHYWRDRWYAIKEVYAADGTLKGWYCDVTRPAVRDGAVLTVEDLDLDLWVSADRDSVLRLDEDEFAESGLAATDPEAAAAAVRALDELEALALGDGFDLS